The following coding sequences lie in one Armatimonadota bacterium genomic window:
- the cas2 gene encoding type I-E CRISPR-associated endoribonuclease Cas2 gives MLVIVLENSPPRLRGRLAIWLLEIRAGVYVGKVSARIREMIWEQVVMGLEDGNAVMVWQTNTEAGYDFLTFGKNRRIPKEMDGVKLISFLPPVQNEEPPVQPK, from the coding sequence ATGTTGGTCATCGTTCTTGAGAACTCCCCTCCACGGTTGCGTGGGCGGCTAGCAATTTGGCTTCTCGAAATACGCGCAGGTGTGTACGTTGGCAAGGTTTCTGCAAGGATACGGGAAATGATTTGGGAGCAGGTGGTGATGGGGCTGGAGGACGGCAATGCTGTCATGGTTTGGCAAACAAATACTGAGGCGGGATATGATTTTCTGACGTTTGGTAAGAATCGCCGCATCCCGAAGGAAATGGACGGGGTAAAACTGATTTCATTCCTACCTCCCGTTCAAAATGAGGAGCCCCCTGTACAACCGAAATAA
- the cas1e gene encoding type I-E CRISPR-associated endonuclease Cas1 — MLPPLKPIPMKDRLSLLFVEKGNIDVLDGAFVVVDTDGVRTHIPVGSVACLMLEPGTRLSHAAAALAARVGCLLVWVGEAGVRLYTAGQPGGARADRLLYQARLALDDEARLKVVRKMYLMRFKEEAPARRSVEQLRGIEGARVKKMYELIAQRHRVPWRRRKYDYNDWESGDLANRCLSAATACLYGITEAAILAAGYAPALGFIHTGKPLSFVYDIADLFKFDTVVPVAFRIAAQESSKPEMAVRHACRDAFRQTKLLARIIPTIEEILAAGEISIPAAHVEAVDPAIPNPESFSDVGHRS, encoded by the coding sequence ATGCTTCCACCGTTAAAACCGATTCCAATGAAGGATCGTCTTTCTCTCCTGTTTGTGGAGAAAGGGAACATAGATGTACTTGACGGGGCATTCGTAGTCGTCGACACGGACGGGGTGCGTACTCACATTCCCGTGGGGAGTGTAGCTTGCCTGATGCTTGAGCCGGGGACAAGACTTTCTCATGCAGCTGCGGCCCTTGCGGCGCGCGTAGGGTGTCTCTTGGTTTGGGTTGGTGAGGCGGGAGTTCGCTTGTACACCGCAGGACAGCCAGGCGGAGCCCGCGCTGATCGATTGCTTTATCAAGCCAGGCTCGCTTTGGATGATGAAGCACGTCTCAAAGTGGTGCGAAAAATGTACCTTATGCGTTTCAAGGAGGAGGCACCTGCTCGTCGCAGTGTAGAACAATTGCGCGGGATTGAAGGAGCACGGGTCAAAAAGATGTATGAACTGATAGCCCAGCGCCACCGTGTCCCATGGAGAAGGCGAAAATACGATTACAACGACTGGGAAAGTGGGGACCTGGCAAACCGTTGCTTGAGTGCAGCCACTGCATGTCTCTATGGCATCACTGAGGCGGCGATCCTAGCTGCAGGCTATGCTCCCGCCTTGGGTTTCATTCATACAGGGAAACCACTCTCGTTTGTCTACGATATTGCTGATCTGTTCAAGTTCGACACGGTGGTACCTGTGGCTTTCCGTATTGCTGCGCAGGAGTCTTCGAAGCCGGAGATGGCTGTGCGCCATGCCTGTCGTGATGCTTTTCGCCAAACCAAGCTGTTGGCAAGAATCATTCCTACTATCGAAGAGATCTTGGCTGCGGGTGAGATATCAATTCCTGCTGCTCACGTGGAGGCGGTAGACCCTGCCATTCCAAACCCCGAGAGTTTTTCCGATGTTGGTCATCGTTCTTGA